A DNA window from Desulfonatronum sp. SC1 contains the following coding sequences:
- a CDS encoding pentapeptide repeat-containing protein: protein MAALGCLLTVGQAGAWDHADLKKLRDTNACSGCELAGAPLSDANLIGADLSGANLAGTNLKGANLSGATWTDGRQCAQGSISECK from the coding sequence ATGGCGGCGCTGGGTTGCCTGCTGACCGTCGGGCAGGCCGGGGCGTGGGATCACGCGGATCTGAAAAAGCTGCGGGATACGAATGCCTGCAGTGGCTGCGAACTGGCCGGGGCCCCACTGAGTGATGCCAACCTGATCGGAGCCGACCTGTCCGGGGCCAACCTGGCCGGGACCAACCTGAAAGGAGCCAACCTGTCCGGGGCCACATGGACCGACGGCAGGCAGTGCGCCCAGGGCTCCATCAGCGAATGCAAGTAA